One window from the genome of Castellaniella sp. MT123 encodes:
- a CDS encoding PBP1A family penicillin-binding protein has translation MRTTTTPSKPKAPARSWLTRLVLKAFVLLAGLGACSALLLSLALALAWPNLPDLHAMTDYRPRVPLRIYTADNVLIGEFGEERRNALRFNEIPDIMKSAILAAEDDRFYQHGGIDWTGVLRAAIANVVHMSKTQGASTITMQVARNFYLSSEKTYTRKFYELLLTFKIEATLTKDQILDLYMNQIFLGHRAYGFAAASRTYFGKQLADITPAEAAMLAGIPKAPSRFNPISNFQRAKDRQGYVLGRMRALGYLTDAEYKQAAAQPIVIKSAAGTPSGRYAVHGEYPAELARQLLYGVYQDDIYSRGFNIYTTIDSKDQEAAYQALRAGVLDYTRRAPYPGPEDTIDLPAGIENQPEAFNDILDSVQEKYPDNGDLLTGVVLSASPTAIKVARSPTDIVDITDKRALRVVARGLVPNAKESVRIQRGAVVYIHKFEDYWELLNKPSIQAALVSLRAQDGGVVAMVGGFDFDEGKFNRVTQAWRQPGSSFKPFIYASALERGLTPATQISDEPFSLTAEQTGSKAWSPKNYGRSYEPMLTMRQGLYKSKNMVSIRIMQAVGPKYVQDYVTRFGFDRSRQPAVLPLALGAGSVTPLQLAGGYAVFANNGYRVPPYLIDHVTDGSGKIIMRARPTVAGDTLARVIDPRTAYVMDDMLRGVATVGTGARAHRELKRDDIGGKTGTTNDSQDAWFAGFTPKLVAVAWMGFDQPKSMGQGETGGGAALPIWASYMRVALAGQPQIPPGPMPSGLVRTDGDFYFSEYPPGVAIARVGLPAPGDPAPGTAPARPDGIGALLDQLRSSQPDSNAATPQPVRVPF, from the coding sequence ATGAGAACCACCACCACTCCCTCCAAGCCAAAGGCGCCTGCCCGGTCCTGGCTCACGCGCCTGGTTCTGAAGGCATTCGTCCTCCTCGCCGGCTTGGGCGCGTGCAGCGCCCTGCTGCTGTCGTTGGCCCTCGCGCTGGCCTGGCCCAATCTTCCCGACCTGCACGCGATGACCGATTACCGGCCGCGCGTGCCGCTGCGCATCTACACCGCCGACAACGTGCTGATCGGCGAATTCGGCGAGGAACGCCGCAACGCGCTGCGCTTCAACGAGATCCCGGACATCATGAAGTCCGCCATCCTGGCGGCCGAGGACGACCGTTTCTATCAGCACGGCGGCATCGACTGGACCGGGGTGCTGCGCGCGGCGATCGCCAACGTGGTGCACATGTCCAAGACGCAGGGCGCCAGCACCATCACGATGCAGGTCGCCCGCAATTTCTACCTGTCCTCGGAAAAGACCTACACCCGGAAGTTCTATGAACTGCTGCTGACCTTCAAGATCGAGGCCACCCTGACCAAGGACCAGATCCTGGATCTGTACATGAACCAGATCTTCCTGGGGCACCGGGCCTATGGGTTCGCCGCCGCCAGCCGCACTTATTTCGGCAAGCAGCTGGCTGACATCACCCCGGCCGAAGCCGCCATGCTGGCGGGCATCCCCAAGGCCCCGTCGCGCTTCAACCCGATCTCCAACTTCCAGCGCGCAAAAGACCGCCAGGGCTACGTGCTGGGCCGCATGCGCGCCCTGGGCTACCTGACCGACGCCGAATACAAGCAGGCCGCGGCCCAGCCCATCGTCATCAAATCCGCCGCCGGCACGCCCTCCGGGCGCTACGCGGTGCATGGCGAATACCCCGCCGAACTGGCCCGGCAGCTGCTGTACGGGGTGTACCAGGACGACATCTATTCGCGTGGCTTCAACATCTACACCACGATCGACTCCAAGGACCAGGAAGCGGCCTACCAGGCCCTGCGCGCCGGAGTGCTGGACTACACGCGCCGCGCCCCCTACCCAGGCCCCGAGGACACCATCGACCTGCCCGCCGGCATCGAAAACCAGCCCGAGGCGTTCAACGACATCCTGGATTCCGTCCAGGAAAAATACCCCGATAACGGCGATCTCTTGACCGGGGTCGTGCTGTCGGCCAGCCCGACCGCCATCAAGGTCGCCCGCAGCCCCACCGACATCGTCGACATCACCGACAAGCGCGCCTTGCGCGTGGTCGCCCGCGGCCTGGTGCCCAACGCCAAGGAATCCGTGCGCATCCAGCGCGGGGCGGTGGTCTACATCCACAAATTCGAAGACTACTGGGAACTGCTGAACAAGCCCAGCATCCAGGCGGCCCTGGTGTCGCTGCGCGCCCAGGACGGCGGCGTCGTGGCGATGGTGGGCGGTTTCGATTTCGACGAGGGCAAGTTCAACCGCGTCACGCAGGCCTGGCGCCAGCCGGGTTCGTCGTTCAAACCCTTCATCTATGCCTCGGCGCTGGAACGCGGCCTGACACCGGCCACCCAGATCTCGGACGAGCCCTTCTCCCTGACGGCCGAACAGACCGGATCGAAGGCCTGGAGCCCGAAGAACTACGGCCGATCCTACGAACCCATGCTGACCATGCGGCAGGGTCTGTACAAATCGAAGAACATGGTGTCCATCCGCATCATGCAGGCGGTCGGCCCCAAATATGTGCAGGACTACGTCACCCGCTTTGGCTTCGACCGTTCGCGTCAGCCGGCGGTGCTGCCGCTGGCCCTGGGCGCCGGCAGCGTCACGCCGCTGCAACTGGCCGGCGGCTACGCGGTGTTCGCCAATAACGGCTACCGGGTGCCGCCCTACCTGATCGACCACGTCACCGACGGCAGCGGCAAGATCATCATGCGCGCCCGACCGACAGTCGCCGGCGACACCCTGGCACGCGTGATCGACCCGCGCACGGCCTATGTCATGGATGACATGCTGCGCGGCGTCGCGACCGTGGGCACCGGGGCCCGGGCGCATCGCGAACTGAAACGCGACGACATCGGCGGCAAGACCGGCACCACGAACGACTCGCAGGACGCCTGGTTCGCCGGATTCACGCCAAAGCTGGTCGCTGTGGCCTGGATGGGCTTCGACCAGCCCAAATCGATGGGCCAGGGCGAGACCGGCGGCGGGGCCGCCCTGCCGATCTGGGCCAGCTACATGCGCGTCGCGCTGGCTGGCCAGCCCCAGATTCCGCCCGGGCCCATGCCCAGCGGTCTGGTACGCACCGACGGCGACTTCTATTTCTCGGAATACCCGCCCGGCGTGGCGATTGCCCGCGTCGGCCTGCCAGCGCCCGGCGACCCCGCGCCCGGCACGGCGCCAGCCCGGCCGGACGGCATCGGGGCGCTCCTGGATCAGCTGCGCAGCAGTCAGCCAGACAGCAATGCCGCAACCCCGCAACCCGTGCGAGTGCCGTTCTGA
- a CDS encoding shikimate kinase, whose protein sequence is MESAPAASEILPDASGDRAVPIFLVGMMGVGKTTIGRQLASQLGREFVDLDHAIEARCGVRVATIFDIEGEAGFRRRETALLDEYSRCQGLVLATGGGAVLAEDNRRMLRERGCVVYLRAGVDELYRRVARDRNRPLLRTQDPRQRIADLLAQREPLYESVADVTLDTADQPIAQVLRSLLPLLPACQPQ, encoded by the coding sequence ATGGAATCCGCCCCCGCCGCAAGCGAAATTCTCCCGGATGCGTCCGGGGACCGGGCCGTGCCGATTTTCCTGGTGGGCATGATGGGCGTGGGCAAGACCACGATCGGCCGCCAGCTGGCCAGTCAGCTGGGTCGTGAATTCGTCGATCTGGATCACGCCATCGAGGCGCGTTGCGGCGTGCGGGTGGCCACGATTTTCGACATCGAGGGCGAAGCCGGGTTCCGCCGCCGCGAAACCGCCTTGCTGGACGAATATTCCCGCTGCCAGGGGCTGGTGCTGGCCACGGGGGGCGGCGCCGTGTTGGCCGAAGACAACCGCCGCATGCTGCGGGAACGCGGCTGTGTGGTGTATTTGCGCGCCGGGGTCGATGAACTCTACCGGCGTGTGGCGCGGGATCGCAACCGCCCGCTGCTGCGCACCCAAGACCCGCGCCAGCGCATCGCCGACCTGCTCGCGCAGCGCGAACCTCTGTACGAAAGCGTTGCCGATGTGACGCTGGATACCGCCGATCAGCCCATCGCTCAGGTCCTGCGCAGCCTTTTACCTTTGCTGCCGGCCTGTCAACCTCAGTAG
- the aroB gene encoding 3-dehydroquinate synthase, whose amino-acid sequence MHSVHVDTPGGHYPIHIGRGRLDTLADSIPADATSVAVVTNTTVAGLYGDRVRAALAATGKAVHWVELPDGEQYKTWDSLNRIFDALLGAALDRKSVLVALGGGVVGDICGFAAACYMRGVRFLQVPTTLLAQVDSSVGGKTAINHPLGKNMIGAFYQPQAVEIDPQVLATLPAREISAGLAEVIKYGMIADADFFVWCETHAQALRALDADAIEHAVRRSCELKAWVVSQDERESGLRAILNFGHTFGHAIESGLGYGHWLHGEAVGCGMVLAAELSVRVSGLDRAVADRIRALVEAIGCPTQAPDLGAGRWFDLMRVDKKNEGHRIRYVLLSELGGARLQAVDDDRVRPVLPGGV is encoded by the coding sequence ATGCACAGCGTTCACGTCGACACCCCTGGCGGGCACTACCCTATCCACATTGGTCGCGGACGGCTGGACACGCTGGCCGACAGCATTCCCGCCGATGCCACGTCCGTGGCGGTGGTCACCAACACCACGGTGGCGGGGCTGTATGGCGATCGCGTCCGGGCGGCGCTGGCGGCCACCGGCAAGGCCGTCCACTGGGTCGAGCTGCCCGACGGCGAACAATACAAAACCTGGGATTCGCTGAACCGGATCTTCGATGCCCTGCTGGGCGCGGCGCTGGACCGCAAATCGGTGCTGGTGGCGCTGGGCGGTGGCGTGGTCGGGGACATCTGCGGGTTCGCCGCCGCCTGCTACATGCGCGGCGTGCGCTTCCTGCAGGTGCCCACCACGCTGCTCGCGCAGGTCGACTCCTCGGTTGGCGGTAAAACCGCCATCAATCATCCGCTGGGCAAGAACATGATCGGCGCTTTCTACCAGCCGCAGGCCGTGGAGATCGACCCGCAGGTGCTGGCCACGCTGCCGGCGCGGGAAATCTCCGCCGGCCTGGCCGAGGTCATCAAATACGGCATGATCGCCGATGCCGATTTCTTCGTCTGGTGCGAAACCCACGCGCAGGCGCTGCGCGCCCTGGATGCCGATGCGATCGAACACGCCGTGCGCCGTTCCTGCGAACTGAAGGCCTGGGTGGTCTCCCAGGACGAACGCGAATCCGGACTGCGGGCCATCCTGAACTTTGGACACACATTCGGCCATGCGATCGAATCCGGGCTGGGCTATGGCCACTGGCTGCACGGCGAGGCCGTTGGCTGCGGCATGGTGCTGGCGGCCGAACTGTCCGTTCGGGTCAGCGGCCTGGACCGCGCCGTGGCCGACCGTATCCGCGCCTTGGTCGAGGCCATCGGCTGCCCGACGCAGGCCCCGGATCTCGGCGCCGGCCGCTGGTTCGACCTGATGCGGGTGGACAAGAAAAACGAAGGCCACCGGATCCGCTACGTGCTGCTGTCGGAACTGGGCGGCGCCCGCCTGCAGGCGGTGGACGATGACCGGGTGCGCCCGGTCCTGCCGGGCGGGGTCTGA
- a CDS encoding deoxyguanosinetriphosphate triphosphohydrolase has translation MAALAPYACHPESTRGRRHPESPPQGRSDFQRDRDRIIHCSAFRRLEYKTQVFLNHEGDLFRTRLTHSIEVAQIARTLARNLGVHEDLIEAISLAHDLGHTPFGHAGQDELNACLREFVPDAGGFEHNLQSLRVVDELEERYAAFDGLNLCFETREGILKHCSRSHARQLGPVAARFLDGTQPSLEAQLTNLADEIAYNNHDIDDGLRSGLITVPQLLHLDIFAAHHDQVRRRYPDVESKRLVSEVIRAMINTLVQDLTRTTTDNIARLQPRSADEVRAGPPLAAFSDEMRAQADDLKQFLLKNLYRHYQVMRMTGKARRIVRELFQAFVADPRLLADEYRREDQIAQARAITDYIAGMTDRYAVREHRAIYRME, from the coding sequence ATGGCAGCGCTGGCACCGTACGCCTGCCACCCCGAATCCACGCGCGGGCGCCGGCACCCAGAGTCACCGCCCCAGGGGCGCAGCGACTTCCAGCGCGACCGCGACCGCATCATTCACTGCTCGGCATTCCGGCGCCTGGAATACAAGACACAGGTCTTTCTGAACCACGAGGGCGACCTGTTCCGCACGCGGTTGACCCACAGCATCGAGGTCGCCCAGATCGCCCGCACCCTGGCCCGCAATCTGGGTGTGCACGAAGACCTGATCGAGGCCATCTCGTTGGCACACGACCTGGGGCACACGCCGTTCGGCCATGCTGGCCAGGATGAACTGAACGCCTGCCTGCGGGAATTCGTGCCGGATGCCGGCGGCTTCGAACACAACCTGCAGAGCCTGCGGGTGGTGGACGAACTGGAAGAACGCTACGCCGCCTTCGATGGCCTGAATCTGTGCTTCGAAACCCGCGAGGGCATCCTGAAGCACTGCTCGCGCAGCCATGCGCGGCAACTGGGGCCGGTCGCGGCGCGTTTCCTGGACGGCACCCAGCCGTCGCTGGAAGCCCAGCTCACCAATCTGGCCGACGAGATCGCCTACAACAACCATGACATCGACGACGGCCTGCGTTCTGGCCTGATCACGGTGCCGCAGCTGCTGCATCTGGATATCTTCGCCGCGCATCACGACCAGGTGCGCCGCCGCTATCCGGACGTCGAATCCAAACGTCTGGTGTCAGAGGTCATCCGCGCCATGATCAACACCCTGGTGCAGGATCTGACGCGCACCACGACCGACAATATCGCCCGGCTGCAGCCCCGGTCGGCCGACGAAGTCCGCGCCGGTCCGCCGCTGGCGGCGTTTTCCGATGAGATGCGTGCCCAGGCCGATGATCTGAAGCAGTTCCTGCTGAAGAACCTGTACCGGCATTATCAGGTGATGCGCATGACGGGCAAGGCGCGGCGAATCGTTCGCGAACTGTTCCAGGCCTTCGTGGCCGATCCGCGCCTGCTGGCCGACGAATACCGCCGCGAAGACCAGATTGCCCAGGCGCGGGCGATCACGGATTACATCGCCGGCATGACGGACCGTTACGCGGTCCGGGAACACCGGGCGATCTACCGGATGGAATAG
- the uvrA gene encoding excinuclease ABC subunit UvrA, with translation MDAICIRGARTHNLKNISVDLPSRQLVVITGLSGSGKSSLAFDTLYAEGQRRYVESLSAYARQFLQMMDKPDVDVITGLSPAIAIEQKTAGHNPRSTVGTVTEIHDYLRLLYARIGTPYCPDHDLPLQAQSVSQMVDQVLGLPEGSRLAILAPLARARQDDLAAECRRLQALGFVRARIDGVIHSIDGGTPLPQPGGAWDLDVVVDRLRARPDSRQRLAESFETALDLAQGRALVLDLDTQQEWALSAAYACPVCARGMGDLEPRLFSFNNPTGACPTCNGLGQVESFDPARVAAFPELSLAAGAIHGWDRRNAFSYAMMASLAQHYHFSLDTPFQDLDPSVRDRLLHGSGTEEIAFQYLGEGGIPAIRHHAFEGVIPNLERRWRETHSHAVREELSRLRHTTTCPECQGARLCTEARHVLIGDDPGPGQRRGRAIYEIEALSLADCRRWFQESVIGGARREVAERIVHEIRARLDFLDNVGLGYLSLDRGADTLSGGEAQRIRLASQIGSGLTGVMYVLDEPSIGLHQRDNRRLIDTLRQLRDLGNSVIVVEHDEDMIRAADHVLDMGPGAGEQGGCVVAQGTPQEIAAQPQSLTGQYLAGTQRIAVPARRPVPRDDPDQPWLRVLGCRGHNLQSVDLAIPVGRLTCVTGVSGSGKSTLINDTLVAALAQRLHRAQTAPAPFDRLEGLENFEKIISIDQNPIGRTPRSNPATYTGLFTPIRELFAGVPEARLRGYDAGRFSFNVKGGRCEACQGDGMVRVEMHFLPDMYVPCEVCEGKRYNRETLDIHYRGHTISDILDLTVTQALDLFQAVPTVARKLQTLMDVGLSYIRLGQSATTLSGGEAQRIKLSQELSRRGSERTLYVLDEPTTGLHFHDISVLLDVLRQLVDAGSTVLVIEHNLDVIKTADWVVDLGPEGGAGGGRIVAQGTPETIAATPESHTGQWLKTVLAAGAYSIR, from the coding sequence ATGGACGCCATCTGCATCCGCGGCGCACGCACCCACAACCTGAAAAACATTTCGGTCGATCTGCCGAGCCGGCAGCTCGTGGTCATCACGGGCCTGTCCGGTTCGGGAAAATCGTCCCTGGCCTTCGATACGCTGTATGCCGAAGGCCAGCGCCGCTATGTCGAAAGCCTGTCGGCCTACGCGCGGCAGTTCCTGCAGATGATGGACAAGCCCGACGTGGACGTGATCACGGGTCTGTCGCCGGCCATTGCCATCGAGCAGAAGACCGCCGGCCACAACCCGCGATCCACGGTTGGCACGGTGACAGAGATCCATGACTACCTGCGCCTGCTGTACGCGCGCATCGGCACGCCCTATTGCCCAGACCACGACCTGCCCCTGCAGGCGCAAAGCGTCAGCCAGATGGTGGATCAGGTGCTGGGCCTGCCCGAAGGCAGCCGTCTGGCGATCCTGGCGCCGCTGGCGCGCGCGCGCCAGGACGATCTGGCCGCCGAATGCCGCCGGCTGCAGGCTCTGGGCTTCGTGCGCGCACGCATCGATGGGGTCATCCACAGCATCGACGGCGGCACCCCCCTGCCCCAGCCCGGCGGCGCCTGGGACCTGGATGTCGTGGTGGACCGCCTGCGCGCGCGGCCCGACAGCCGCCAGCGGCTGGCCGAAAGTTTCGAAACGGCGCTGGATCTGGCCCAGGGACGCGCCCTGGTGCTGGATCTGGACACGCAGCAGGAATGGGCCTTGTCCGCCGCCTATGCATGCCCCGTCTGCGCGCGCGGCATGGGCGACCTGGAACCGCGCCTGTTCAGCTTCAACAACCCGACGGGCGCCTGCCCCACCTGCAATGGTCTGGGACAGGTGGAATCCTTCGATCCGGCGCGCGTGGCGGCCTTTCCCGAACTCAGCCTGGCGGCCGGCGCCATCCACGGCTGGGACCGCCGCAATGCCTTCAGCTACGCCATGATGGCCAGCCTGGCGCAACACTATCACTTCAGTCTGGACACCCCCTTCCAGGATCTGGATCCGTCGGTGCGCGACCGCCTGCTGCACGGTTCTGGCACCGAGGAAATCGCCTTTCAGTATCTGGGCGAGGGCGGCATTCCGGCCATCCGCCACCATGCATTCGAAGGCGTGATCCCGAATCTGGAACGACGCTGGCGCGAGACGCACTCCCATGCCGTCCGGGAAGAGCTGAGCCGGCTGCGCCACACCACGACCTGTCCGGAATGCCAGGGTGCGCGCCTGTGCACCGAGGCGCGCCATGTGCTGATCGGCGACGACCCCGGGCCGGGGCAGCGGCGCGGGCGCGCCATCTACGAGATCGAGGCCCTGTCGCTGGCCGACTGCCGGCGCTGGTTTCAGGAATCGGTCATCGGCGGCGCGCGGCGCGAGGTCGCCGAGCGCATCGTGCACGAAATCCGTGCCCGTCTGGATTTCCTGGACAACGTCGGCCTGGGTTATCTGTCGCTGGATCGCGGCGCCGACACGCTGTCGGGCGGCGAGGCCCAGCGCATCCGCCTGGCCAGCCAGATCGGATCCGGCCTGACGGGGGTCATGTACGTGCTCGACGAGCCGTCGATCGGGCTGCACCAGCGCGACAACCGGCGCTTGATCGATACGCTGCGGCAGCTGCGCGACCTGGGCAACAGCGTCATCGTGGTCGAGCACGACGAGGACATGATCCGCGCCGCCGACCACGTACTGGACATGGGGCCGGGCGCAGGCGAACAGGGCGGCTGCGTGGTGGCCCAGGGCACGCCGCAGGAAATTGCCGCCCAGCCGCAGTCCCTGACCGGCCAGTATCTGGCCGGCACGCAGCGTATCGCGGTGCCGGCACGCCGGCCCGTCCCGCGGGATGACCCGGATCAGCCCTGGCTGCGGGTGCTGGGCTGCCGCGGCCATAACCTGCAGTCGGTGGACCTGGCGATTCCGGTGGGGCGCCTGACCTGTGTGACGGGCGTCTCGGGGTCGGGAAAATCGACGCTCATCAACGACACGCTGGTCGCGGCCCTGGCCCAGCGGCTGCATCGGGCGCAGACCGCGCCCGCGCCCTTCGACCGTCTGGAAGGCCTGGAGAACTTCGAAAAAATCATCAGCATCGACCAGAATCCCATCGGCCGCACGCCGCGCAGCAATCCGGCGACTTACACGGGGCTGTTCACGCCGATCCGCGAACTGTTCGCGGGCGTGCCGGAGGCGCGCCTGCGCGGTTACGACGCGGGGCGCTTTTCCTTCAACGTCAAGGGCGGACGCTGCGAAGCCTGCCAGGGCGACGGCATGGTGCGCGTGGAAATGCACTTCCTGCCCGACATGTACGTGCCCTGCGAAGTCTGCGAGGGCAAACGCTACAACCGCGAAACACTGGACATCCACTATCGCGGCCACACCATCAGCGACATCCTGGACCTGACGGTGACGCAGGCGCTAGACCTGTTCCAGGCCGTGCCGACCGTGGCACGCAAACTGCAGACCCTGATGGACGTGGGCCTGTCCTACATCCGCCTGGGCCAGAGCGCGACCACCCTGTCAGGCGGCGAGGCCCAGCGCATCAAACTATCCCAGGAATTGTCGCGGCGCGGGTCGGAACGCACCCTGTACGTGCTGGACGAACCGACGACGGGCCTGCATTTCCACGACATCTCGGTGCTGCTCGACGTGCTGCGGCAACTGGTGGACGCCGGCAGCACAGTGCTGGTGATCGAACACAATCTGGACGTGATCAAGACGGCCGACTGGGTCGTGGACCTGGGCCCCGAGGGCGGGGCCGGCGGTGGGCGGATCGTGGCGCAGGGCACGCCGGAAACGATCGCCGCGACGCCGGAAAGCCACACCGGACAATGGCTGAAGACGGTGTTGGCCGCCGGCGCCTATTCCATCCGGTAG